The following are from one region of the Dermacentor albipictus isolate Rhodes 1998 colony chromosome 5, USDA_Dalb.pri_finalv2, whole genome shotgun sequence genome:
- the jeb gene encoding uncharacterized protein jeb isoform X2, which produces MRLCLMLLGALLWLCSGCEAARIIGPSSSAMREALWWRRPGLLERRESRARPSSVSGPAVATTKGSSSPTASAKAKAGNPEAPGEVAHSGDMASSKAQQSVRSPRGARQYDVPQIGNNGHPKKETNPSPESLGRQIIDRPAVATVLYRTAPSRFLQPTFLHYSLPAVLCRR; this is translated from the exons ATGCGTCTCTGCTTGATGCTCCTGGGTGCCCTGTTGTGGCTGTGCAGCGGATGCGAAGCGGCCCGCATCATCGGCCCATCGTCTTCGGCCATGCGCGAAGCGCTGTGGTGGAGGAGGCCCGGGCTGCTAGAGCGCCGAGAGTCCAGGGCTCGACCCTCGTCGGTGTCCGGCCCAGCTGTGGCGACCACCAAGGGCTCTTCTTCTCCAACAGCCTCGGCCAAGGCGAAGGCCGGGAACCCTGAAGCGCCCGGTGAGGTGGCGCACTCCGGCGACATGGCATCATCCAAGGCACAGCAGTCGGTCAGGTCACCGCGGGGAGCCAGGCAGTACGACGTCCCGCAGATCG GCAACAACGGCCACCCCAAAAAGGAAACAAACCCGAGTCCCGAGTCATTAGGACGACAAATTATCGATCGCCCGGCAGTGGCAACAGTTCTCTACAGAACAGCACCCTCTCGCTTCCTTCAACCCACTTTCCTCCACTATTCCCTCCCCGCCGTTCTTTGTCGTCGCTGA